A genomic stretch from Heliangelus exortis chromosome 23, bHelExo1.hap1, whole genome shotgun sequence includes:
- the CTNNBIP1 gene encoding beta-catenin-interacting protein 1 — protein MNREGVPGKSPEEMYIQQKVRVLLMLRKMGSNLTASEEEFLRTYAGVVNSQLSQLPQHSIDQGAEDVVMAFSRSETEDRRQ, from the exons aTGAACCGTGAGGGCGTCCCCGGAAAGAGTCCGGAGGAGATGTACATTCAGCAGAAAGTGAGAGTCCTGCTCATGCTGAGGAAAATGGGATCAAAT CTGACTGCTAGTGAAGAGGAGTTCTTACGCACGTATGCAGGTGTAGTGAATAGCCAGCTTAGCCAGCTCCCTCAACACTCAATTGATCAGG GTGCTGAGGATGTTGTGATGGCATTTTCCAGAtcagaaacagaagacagaagACAGTAA